In Anaerobacillus isosaccharinicus, one genomic interval encodes:
- a CDS encoding transposase codes for MKPALIPHISYQNFVLDQLNTHYSGGILTLVQKDWTIISKLWITDLSFTTTWLHDSYSVKGPEPRDPASMLRSYLLCLLTSPTLSITEWVNQLHRVPLYTILSGFEPGDVPGVGTFYDFFRRLSGFEKANVKPFIKLKRKKKKKKKPKKGEKATPRNPGIIRKLVDRHLRNGSKQKQLPGDQLYAFFQSQFLEVSARLGLLGDPHSLGVVGDGTPVETARYPRSKPICDCSAQGLTNCTHPRRYSQPDIDSGWDSSRERYFNGYHLYMISTSDSQYDLPLYPRLHPASRHDSVSLVVGSIEFSQRYTLGTIDKILLDAAHDAEPIYELLDHHNVEPFIDLNVRTKKNFSTQSDIQISPLGVPICPIGMEMKPNGFDKSQNRQKWRCPLACGTKNTCSTPCSKAKYGRTFHTFKQDNLRLFTKTPRSSEKWKLIYKRRTSVERSNKREKVDYHLESGRHRSTKMWYVRLYSIMMCQHIDAWYSSQKETLNIQEIIFSKSA; via the coding sequence ATGAAACCTGCGCTAATACCACATATCTCATATCAAAACTTCGTTTTAGACCAATTAAATACTCATTACTCAGGCGGTATACTGACTCTCGTACAAAAAGATTGGACTATTATCTCGAAGTTATGGATCACGGATCTTTCGTTTACCACTACGTGGCTTCATGATTCATATTCAGTTAAAGGTCCTGAGCCACGTGATCCTGCTTCCATGCTTCGCTCTTATCTTTTGTGTTTATTGACAAGTCCGACCCTGAGTATTACAGAATGGGTGAACCAACTCCATCGTGTTCCTCTTTACACGATCCTTAGCGGCTTTGAACCTGGGGATGTTCCAGGTGTCGGTACTTTTTATGACTTCTTCAGACGGCTATCAGGTTTTGAGAAGGCTAATGTAAAACCTTTTATTAAGCTCAAACGAAAAAAGAAGAAGAAGAAAAAACCGAAAAAGGGTGAAAAAGCAACTCCTAGAAACCCTGGTATTATTAGAAAATTAGTGGATCGTCATTTACGCAATGGCTCAAAACAAAAACAATTGCCGGGAGATCAATTATACGCGTTTTTTCAATCTCAATTTCTTGAAGTTTCAGCGAGATTGGGTTTGCTTGGGGATCCCCATTCCCTTGGTGTTGTTGGAGATGGGACACCCGTGGAAACAGCGAGATACCCAAGGAGCAAACCTATTTGTGATTGTAGTGCCCAAGGACTAACGAATTGTACTCATCCTCGTCGATATTCTCAACCTGACATCGACTCAGGTTGGGATAGTTCAAGGGAGAGGTACTTCAACGGATATCATCTCTACATGATATCCACTAGCGATAGCCAATACGACTTGCCGCTATATCCACGGCTGCATCCTGCTTCCCGGCATGATTCAGTCAGCCTAGTGGTTGGTTCAATTGAATTTTCGCAACGGTACACCTTGGGCACAATTGATAAAATCCTTCTCGATGCCGCACATGATGCAGAACCGATTTACGAATTACTGGACCATCATAATGTGGAACCATTTATTGATCTTAATGTTCGAACAAAGAAAAACTTCAGTACGCAAAGTGATATTCAGATTTCTCCCCTAGGCGTTCCTATTTGTCCAATTGGAATGGAAATGAAACCCAATGGGTTTGACAAATCTCAAAACCGCCAAAAGTGGCGTTGTCCACTAGCTTGCGGAACAAAAAATACATGTTCCACTCCGTGTTCTAAAGCGAAGTATGGCCGGACATTTCATACGTTTAAGCAAGATAATCTTCGTCTGTTCACTAAAACACCGAGGTCTTCTGAAAAGTGGAAACTGATTTATAAACGAAGAACTTCAGTTGAACGTTCGAACAAAAGAGAAAAAGTCGACTATCACTTAGAATCTGGGCGTCATCGCTCTACAAAAATGTGGTATGTCCGCTTATATTCAATCATGATGTGTCAACACATAGATGCTTGGTACAGTAGTCAGAAAGAGACTTTGAACATCCAAGAAATCATCTTTTCTAAGAGCGCCTAG
- a CDS encoding undecaprenyl-diphosphate phosphatase — translation MDIYTILKAIILGIVEGLTEFAPVSSTGHMIIVDDMWLQSEQFLTKYVANTFKVVIQLGSILAVIVIFRERFIDLLGLNKIARGTHQRTNRLSLKHVIVGLLPAGILGLLLEDYIDEYLFSLTTVLIGLVIGALLMIAADLFSSKSTKVHTVDQITYKQALIVGCIQCLSLWPGFSRSGSTISGGVLLGMSHRAAADFTFIMAVPIMVGASGLSLLKNWEYFTLEALPFFIAGFISAFIFALLSIRFFLKLINRIKLIPFAIYRIVLASVIYVVYF, via the coding sequence ATGGATATATATACGATCCTAAAAGCAATTATTCTTGGAATAGTAGAGGGGTTAACAGAGTTTGCTCCGGTGTCTTCAACAGGGCATATGATCATTGTCGATGATATGTGGTTACAATCCGAACAATTTCTTACAAAATATGTAGCTAATACATTTAAAGTAGTAATTCAGCTTGGCTCTATTTTAGCGGTTATTGTTATCTTTAGAGAACGTTTTATCGACTTATTAGGGTTAAACAAAATTGCTCGAGGTACACATCAACGAACAAATCGATTGAGCTTAAAGCATGTAATTGTTGGCTTATTACCAGCGGGTATTCTTGGGTTGTTACTTGAAGATTACATTGACGAATACTTGTTTTCACTGACTACCGTATTAATAGGTTTAGTCATAGGTGCCTTATTGATGATAGCTGCCGATTTGTTTAGTTCTAAAAGCACGAAAGTCCATACAGTTGATCAGATCACTTATAAACAGGCACTGATCGTTGGCTGTATTCAATGTTTATCACTTTGGCCCGGCTTCTCTAGGTCAGGTTCTACCATTTCTGGTGGAGTATTACTTGGAATGAGTCACCGAGCAGCAGCTGACTTTACATTTATTATGGCAGTACCTATTATGGTCGGAGCAAGTGGTTTATCATTGCTTAAAAATTGGGAATATTTCACGTTAGAAGCACTACCTTTTTTCATTGCAGGTTTTATCAGTGCGTTTATCTTTGCTTTATTGTCGATTCGTTTTTTCTTAAAACTTATTAATCGCATCAAGCTTATCCCATTTGCGATTTATCGAATTGTATTGGCATCCGTAATTTATGTAGTTTATTTTTAA
- the rodA gene encoding rod shape-determining protein RodA — translation MKEQKSIMHQIDYTILFLLFILMCFSFLAIYSGSGQYYSNDPAFFVKRQVIWFIIGFIVMGVIMMIDYEIVKKFSYYFYGIGIFLLLLVSYSPLGIYKNGAQSWLNLGFGTFQPSEFMKIFLIMALAQLLSTITVNEGINNIKSDFKTVFKILAIALPPFLLILNEPDLGTAVVIASIIFTMVFMSGVSWKVLSVFASLVIVMIGTLVWLFFNLPNVFAIFIKDHQLERFYGWLKPWEYSSSYGYQLVEAIQAIGSGQLVGKGYLEGTQTQRNVIPELHTDFIFAVIGEEFGFIGAIILLITYFLLIYRMVLIGLNCKNLYGTYLIAGITGFLVCQIFENIGMTIGLMPITGLPLPFVSYGGTSLLTNMIAIGIVLNVGMRTRHYMFETEDYID, via the coding sequence ATGAAAGAGCAAAAGTCCATCATGCATCAGATAGATTACACAATTCTTTTTTTATTGTTTATATTAATGTGTTTCAGCTTTCTGGCAATATATAGTGGTTCAGGACAATATTACAGTAATGATCCAGCGTTCTTTGTAAAACGACAAGTTATTTGGTTTATCATAGGCTTTATTGTTATGGGTGTAATAATGATGATTGACTATGAAATAGTAAAAAAATTTTCCTATTATTTTTATGGTATAGGGATTTTTCTATTGCTTCTAGTATCATATTCTCCATTAGGTATTTATAAAAATGGTGCCCAGTCATGGCTTAATCTTGGATTCGGTACCTTTCAGCCATCAGAGTTTATGAAGATATTCTTAATAATGGCTTTAGCACAATTACTCTCAACCATCACGGTAAATGAGGGAATTAATAATATTAAGTCTGACTTTAAGACTGTTTTTAAGATTTTGGCTATCGCTCTACCTCCATTCCTGCTAATTTTAAATGAGCCTGATTTAGGAACTGCAGTGGTAATAGCAAGTATTATTTTTACAATGGTATTCATGTCTGGTGTTTCATGGAAGGTACTATCGGTATTTGCATCACTTGTGATTGTAATGATTGGCACTCTTGTATGGTTGTTTTTTAATTTACCAAATGTTTTTGCGATTTTTATTAAGGACCATCAACTCGAAAGATTTTATGGGTGGTTAAAACCATGGGAATATTCCTCAAGTTATGGTTATCAGTTAGTAGAGGCAATCCAAGCTATTGGTTCTGGCCAACTTGTTGGTAAGGGCTACTTAGAAGGAACACAAACTCAAAGAAATGTTATTCCTGAACTCCATACTGATTTTATATTCGCTGTTATTGGAGAAGAGTTTGGTTTTATTGGTGCTATAATTTTACTCATTACTTACTTTCTATTGATCTATCGCATGGTTTTAATTGGTTTAAATTGTAAGAACTTATATGGAACATATTTAATTGCAGGTATTACTGGTTTTTTAGTTTGTCAAATTTTTGAGAATATTGGAATGACTATTGGGTTAATGCCAATTACTGGTTTGCCTTTACCATTTGTAAGTTATGGTGGGACATCACTTTTAACTAATATGATTGCTATAGGTATTGTATTAAATGTGGGGATGAGAACAAGGCATTATATGTTTGAAACAGAAGATTATATTGACTAA
- a CDS encoding ExeA family protein, with product MLDFFEMKGVPFTREILIEQLYSSSSYNEATARLEYAAENRQFCLLTGEAGMGKSTAVRSLVQKLDRTKYRYLYLCDSELTPKLFYREVLQNFGIHPAFRSTEAKRQYQSLMLDIYENERKTPVIVIDEAHHFSEPMLQELRFILNFKEDSMSPLTLIVVGQPSLRNQLKVKHLEAIDQRIQMRYQVTGLTEQETKAYIKHQLIVVETPYEIFSEEAIQAIHNFSQGIREKLILYVVKVF from the coding sequence ATGTTAGATTTCTTCGAAATGAAAGGTGTTCCATTTACTCGTGAGATTTTAATTGAACAACTATATAGCTCATCTAGCTACAATGAAGCAACAGCTCGATTAGAGTACGCTGCTGAAAATCGACAGTTTTGCTTATTAACTGGTGAGGCTGGTATGGGAAAATCAACGGCTGTAAGATCATTAGTACAAAAACTAGATCGTACAAAATACCGTTATTTATATTTATGTGACTCTGAACTAACTCCTAAACTATTTTATCGAGAAGTTTTACAAAACTTTGGAATTCACCCTGCATTTCGATCAACCGAAGCGAAACGACAGTACCAATCTTTAATGTTAGATATTTATGAGAATGAGAGAAAAACACCAGTTATTGTTATTGATGAAGCACACCATTTCTCGGAGCCGATGTTGCAAGAGTTACGCTTCATACTTAACTTTAAAGAAGATTCTATGTCTCCTCTTACCCTTATTGTCGTTGGGCAACCTAGTCTACGAAATCAATTAAAAGTGAAGCACCTAGAAGCTATCGATCAAAGGATACAAATGCGATACCAAGTAACAGGGCTAACTGAGCAAGAAACAAAAGCTTACATTAAACATCAATTGATAGTAGTTGAAACACCATATGAGATTTTTTCAGAAGAAGCCATTCAGGCAATTCATAACTTTAGCCAGGGGATTCGAGAAAAATTAATACTCTATGTAGTCAAAGTCTTTTAG
- a CDS encoding tyrosine-type recombinase/integrase codes for MEKKYTYFYCPKDVESRYELLVFAGNNQPFLPLTEHYHDCIGRIGKSSALSYIQCLLPFFSWLDEYCNYQGERVKWDDLPRAIRIAIEDYLMDEMACKVREKDSFRFVNRSNNSPNTVSRFLSALKSFYKSLIRLKQYPYSNPLIDSHALLNEYQSQTEGVREGKLRMPKEAGTEDASPHRRLTDSYFKLINEEWQPQIIGDIHLPYQVYQAGKKVNWSLREIIIARMLFETGARASEVIELTVGDYRSRKSFQEADTFSKGSHGKRVKFLRFSKDTVKLLMRYINSERKQHDELKRHFDTLPNEAPIFLTELGTPFSYEAWYYHWDKAMKECDIKLNPHKTRHWFITSRLREVYNTSKTEAEIKQKKNELIKYIKWKDEEMIKVYEHYFDEESHRKAHDEMLENMAEKEREYMELKNSKRKKKLNLTVIENNFDDIEIDNEIEELLDGLE; via the coding sequence ATGGAGAAGAAATATACTTATTTTTATTGTCCAAAAGATGTTGAAAGTCGTTATGAATTGCTCGTTTTCGCGGGGAACAATCAACCTTTTCTCCCATTAACAGAACATTATCATGATTGTATCGGGAGGATTGGTAAAAGTTCAGCATTATCCTATATTCAATGCCTTCTTCCCTTTTTTAGTTGGTTAGACGAATACTGTAATTATCAAGGAGAACGAGTGAAATGGGACGATTTACCGCGAGCCATACGAATTGCCATTGAGGATTATCTCATGGATGAAATGGCATGTAAGGTTCGTGAAAAGGACTCGTTTCGCTTTGTCAATCGTTCTAATAATAGCCCAAATACAGTTAGTCGGTTTCTATCAGCACTAAAATCATTCTATAAATCTCTCATTCGCTTAAAACAATATCCATACTCTAATCCACTCATAGACTCTCATGCTCTTTTAAATGAGTATCAAAGCCAAACCGAAGGTGTGCGTGAAGGAAAACTGAGAATGCCGAAAGAAGCAGGAACAGAGGATGCCTCTCCACATCGAAGATTAACAGACTCGTATTTCAAGCTAATTAATGAAGAATGGCAACCACAAATTATTGGAGATATTCACCTCCCCTACCAAGTCTATCAAGCAGGAAAAAAGGTGAACTGGTCATTAAGGGAAATTATCATTGCTCGTATGTTATTTGAAACAGGGGCGAGAGCATCCGAAGTGATTGAATTAACAGTTGGAGATTATCGTTCTCGCAAATCATTCCAAGAAGCTGATACATTCAGTAAAGGTAGTCATGGAAAAAGGGTGAAATTCCTCCGATTTAGCAAGGATACAGTAAAACTGCTCATGCGATATATCAATTCAGAACGTAAGCAACATGATGAATTAAAACGGCATTTTGATACCTTACCTAATGAAGCACCTATTTTCCTTACGGAACTTGGAACACCCTTTTCCTATGAAGCATGGTACTACCATTGGGATAAAGCGATGAAAGAATGTGATATCAAGTTAAATCCACATAAAACAAGACATTGGTTTATCACGTCAAGGTTGCGAGAAGTCTATAATACTTCCAAAACAGAAGCAGAGATCAAACAAAAGAAGAATGAACTGATTAAATACATAAAGTGGAAAGATGAAGAAATGATCAAGGTTTACGAGCATTATTTTGACGAAGAAAGCCATCGCAAAGCCCACGATGAAATGTTAGAGAATATGGCTGAAAAAGAGAGAGAATACATGGAACTAAAGAATAGCAAGCGTAAGAAGAAACTTAACTTAACAGTCATAGAAAATAACTTTGATGACATTGAGATCGATAACGAAATAGAAGAATTGCTGGATGGATTGGAGTGA
- a CDS encoding IS4 family transposase: protein MDKITRKTSFGQWFSPINLELFDDQVKTLKLDFYTKKLTTESFLKLLLYAQLEEVESLHALSDCLFDDQLQKGVNLDSISISQLSRRLNGMNPDLFQRLFLDLVSKIHAKTHYTKLIMPLKIIDSSTLPLNLTNHKWAKFRKTKAGVKLHLRLVFMEKGISYPEKAVITTAKEHDRGQLEIMVDDRECMYVFDRGYLDYERFDRMTDEGYFFLSRLRKNAVIREVYEFKLPESSAVLSDQMILIGTPQKRAENYFRLLKVIDSKGNELHLITNRFDLSAEEISEMYKSRWAIELFFKWIKQHLSIKKFYGQSEWAIHNQVFIALIVFCLHVLAQHETKSKRKTLQISRYLKAALWKPAHIWLRKIEGKAVP, encoded by the coding sequence ATGGATAAGATTACACGAAAAACTTCATTTGGACAATGGTTTTCACCAATAAATCTCGAATTATTTGATGATCAGGTGAAAACATTGAAATTAGATTTCTACACGAAAAAACTTACGACGGAATCATTTTTAAAATTATTACTCTACGCCCAGCTCGAAGAAGTAGAAAGTCTTCATGCGCTGAGTGACTGTCTTTTTGATGACCAGCTTCAAAAAGGTGTCAACCTTGATTCGATCAGTATCTCTCAGCTCTCACGGCGTTTGAATGGCATGAATCCAGATCTATTTCAAAGGCTTTTTCTGGATTTAGTCTCGAAAATCCATGCGAAAACACACTACACCAAGCTAATCATGCCGCTAAAGATCATTGATTCAAGCACATTGCCACTTAATTTAACCAATCACAAATGGGCAAAGTTCCGCAAAACAAAAGCGGGGGTAAAGCTACATTTGCGCCTTGTTTTTATGGAAAAAGGGATTTCCTACCCTGAAAAGGCTGTGATAACAACGGCAAAGGAACATGATCGTGGTCAACTAGAAATCATGGTAGATGACAGAGAATGCATGTATGTATTTGACCGCGGTTATCTTGATTATGAGCGCTTTGATCGCATGACTGATGAAGGCTACTTTTTTCTTTCTAGACTACGTAAAAACGCAGTTATACGGGAAGTTTACGAATTTAAACTCCCAGAAAGTTCGGCTGTTTTATCGGATCAAATGATCTTAATTGGAACACCACAAAAACGTGCTGAAAACTACTTTCGCCTTTTAAAAGTAATTGATTCAAAAGGAAATGAACTTCATTTAATCACAAATCGGTTTGATTTAAGTGCTGAAGAAATTTCTGAGATGTATAAGTCACGTTGGGCGATTGAGTTGTTTTTCAAATGGATCAAACAGCATCTCAGCATCAAAAAGTTCTACGGTCAAAGCGAATGGGCAATCCACAATCAAGTGTTTATCGCATTAATTGTTTTTTGCCTACATGTTCTAGCTCAGCACGAAACGAAAAGCAAGCGAAAAACCTTACAAATTAGTCGCTACTTAAAAGCGGCCTTGTGGAAGCCAGCACATATCTGGCTTCGAAAAATTGAAGGAAAAGCCGTTCCATAA
- a CDS encoding helix-turn-helix domain-containing protein, producing MEKWLKYVEIKRMLEQGYSKAKVAEKFNISRGTLYKYLNMTPDEMSTWLASSKTRRKKLDVFKGMIINWLKDCPDVTAAQIFDWLQDRFPEYKIGESSVRSYVRNLRKEYDLPKTKGERQYQAVEDMPMGQQAQVDFGQIKVKTIEGKIVKLYFVAFVLSNSRYKYVEWLNRPFTTKDLIMAHENAFQYFGGIPYEIVYDQDRIIIVSENYGDLIMTKEFEAFVSRVN from the coding sequence GTGGAAAAGTGGTTGAAGTATGTGGAAATTAAACGAATGTTAGAGCAAGGGTATTCGAAGGCTAAGGTTGCAGAAAAGTTTAATATTTCAAGAGGAACATTGTACAAGTATTTGAACATGACTCCTGATGAAATGAGTACTTGGTTAGCTTCTAGTAAGACGAGACGAAAAAAGTTGGATGTGTTTAAAGGGATGATTATAAATTGGCTGAAAGATTGTCCTGATGTTACTGCAGCTCAAATTTTTGATTGGCTTCAAGACCGTTTTCCAGAATATAAGATTGGTGAAAGTAGCGTTAGGAGTTACGTTCGTAACTTGAGAAAGGAATATGATCTTCCTAAAACTAAGGGGGAAAGACAATATCAAGCAGTTGAAGATATGCCAATGGGACAGCAGGCCCAAGTAGATTTTGGACAAATAAAAGTAAAAACTATTGAAGGAAAGATAGTGAAACTGTACTTTGTAGCGTTTGTTCTATCCAACTCCAGGTACAAATATGTGGAGTGGTTGAATCGTCCTTTCACTACAAAAGATTTAATTATGGCTCACGAAAATGCTTTTCAATACTTTGGTGGAATACCTTATGAAATCGTGTATGATCAAGATCGAATTATTATTGTTAGCGAAAACTATGGAGATCTTATCATGACGAAAGAGTTTGAAGCATTCGTCTCTCGCGTCAACTGA
- the istB gene encoding IS21-like element helper ATPase IstB, with protein MTDLKGLQDLFRTLRLAETAAQLPELIKKAETKELSYQKFLLEVMGYEQKRREEKMFEKRLKWADFPYFKVLDEFNLNEQNSLSQRQFNQLRDLTWIDQLYNILLLGPTGTGKTFLSIGLGIEAIQRGYKVTFITMGELIHTLKTEEITRKSQLRLKRLRTSNLVIIDDLMFMAMDQREANLFFHLINDLYNSSSIILTSNKGPSEWGELLGDPAITTAILDRIIHRAEIIQFTDDSYRMKHRTSIFKKGNVQN; from the coding sequence ATGACGGATTTAAAAGGATTGCAAGATTTATTTCGAACCTTAAGATTAGCTGAAACCGCTGCTCAGCTTCCGGAACTGATCAAAAAGGCTGAAACAAAGGAGTTATCTTATCAAAAATTTTTACTCGAAGTTATGGGATATGAACAAAAACGAAGAGAAGAAAAAATGTTTGAAAAACGCTTGAAATGGGCAGATTTCCCTTACTTTAAAGTTTTGGATGAGTTTAATTTAAATGAACAAAATTCATTGAGCCAAAGGCAATTCAACCAACTTAGGGACCTGACCTGGATTGATCAACTTTATAACATACTACTATTAGGACCGACAGGTACTGGAAAGACTTTTTTATCAATAGGTCTTGGTATAGAAGCAATTCAAAGAGGTTATAAGGTCACATTTATCACAATGGGTGAACTTATTCATACGCTGAAAACAGAAGAAATAACGAGAAAATCTCAATTGCGATTGAAGAGATTACGAACCTCGAATCTAGTGATAATTGATGATCTAATGTTTATGGCAATGGATCAACGAGAAGCTAATTTATTCTTTCATTTAATTAATGATTTATATAACTCTTCCTCTATCATTTTGACCTCAAATAAAGGGCCAAGTGAATGGGGAGAACTTCTCGGTGATCCAGCAATTACAACCGCAATTTTAGATAGAATTATTCATCGTGCCGAGATCATACAGTTCACTGATGATAGTTACCGAATGAAGCACAGAACTTCCATTTTCAAGAAAGGAAATGTTCAAAATTAA
- a CDS encoding DUF3226 domain-containing protein, whose amino-acid sequence MKYFYFVVEGPHDVAAIGRLLKLFNLNLIRDMDDLDPFWKRIIPNKFPFQGDLLKRMPVPFFYQSNEYSIAIQSAGGETEIFSAIDVTLGNINVSELIGVGVFCDADKYIANEKFNKVKDALINIEEEKFSKAFEEARLGKVLITSAKVKVGIYVFPNNADFGTLENLLVQAAEIEYPDLCKHALAYIETVDHVYKKKWKSADELKAIVGCISNVLKPGKANQVSIQDNNWICENTIKNSDINLLYTFINQMLK is encoded by the coding sequence GTGAAGTATTTTTATTTTGTGGTTGAAGGCCCGCATGACGTGGCTGCTATAGGCAGATTGTTAAAACTATTTAATTTAAATTTAATTAGGGATATGGATGATTTAGATCCTTTTTGGAAGAGAATTATCCCTAATAAATTTCCATTTCAAGGAGATTTATTAAAAAGAATGCCTGTACCTTTCTTTTACCAATCTAATGAATATTCAATAGCTATTCAATCGGCTGGTGGAGAAACAGAAATATTTTCTGCAATTGATGTAACACTTGGAAATATTAATGTTTCTGAATTAATAGGTGTAGGAGTTTTTTGTGATGCTGATAAATATATAGCCAATGAAAAATTTAATAAAGTAAAAGATGCTTTAATTAATATTGAAGAGGAGAAATTTTCAAAGGCTTTTGAGGAAGCAAGACTTGGAAAAGTATTAATCACCAGTGCAAAAGTGAAAGTAGGAATATATGTATTCCCTAATAATGCTGATTTTGGAACTCTTGAAAATTTATTAGTACAAGCAGCTGAAATAGAATATCCGGACTTGTGTAAACATGCACTAGCATATATTGAAACTGTTGATCATGTATACAAAAAAAAGTGGAAATCTGCAGATGAATTAAAAGCAATTGTTGGTTGTATATCAAATGTTCTTAAACCTGGTAAGGCAAATCAAGTTTCCATTCAAGATAATAATTGGATCTGTGAAAACACAATTAAAAATAGTGATATTAATTTATTATATACCTTTATTAATCAAATGCTAAAATAA
- a CDS encoding AAA family ATPase, producing the protein MRHIEELFIKRFRRIKNAKLTNLNEINLLVGNNNSGKTSVLEAVELFLNPASPANIFQVARLRERNAMPSVGRLSLFECISWLFPLDNYQSKRDDIEISFLLNGKEIEIGMKLEEELYFEARQNSLFEENDLDGEIVSSDSSDEEQRIQKVNVRYKDSSKKEYNKNIFFTEKDRIPFFKDEEKIISSNFVTPIDHRVRSYMVRDLNEVILSGYRPKVINALKYFDNNIVGIELLMPKSSNNYRSFPIPFIDHKIMGLTPVTMFGDGVRKALTLASALVRCQNGILLIDELETGIHTSVLGEYFSWLVNASKEFNVQIFATTHSLEAIDAVLGATEEISKISVYRLEQSEDGNIVKRFSGEKLKELRYHFGQDVR; encoded by the coding sequence GTGAGGCATATAGAAGAACTTTTTATAAAAAGATTTCGGCGAATAAAAAATGCTAAACTAACGAATTTAAATGAAATTAACCTATTGGTTGGAAACAATAACTCAGGAAAAACATCAGTCTTAGAAGCGGTTGAATTATTTTTAAACCCAGCTTCTCCAGCTAATATTTTTCAAGTTGCTCGCCTAAGGGAAAGAAATGCAATGCCTTCTGTAGGTAGGTTATCATTATTTGAATGTATTAGTTGGTTATTTCCATTAGATAATTATCAATCAAAAAGGGATGATATTGAAATTTCATTCTTATTAAATGGAAAAGAAATAGAGATAGGAATGAAACTCGAAGAGGAACTTTATTTTGAAGCTAGGCAGAATAGTTTGTTTGAAGAAAATGATCTCGATGGAGAAATCGTTTCTAGTGACTCAAGTGATGAAGAACAAAGAATCCAGAAAGTTAATGTTCGGTATAAGGATTCAAGCAAGAAGGAATATAATAAGAATATTTTTTTTACAGAAAAGGATAGAATTCCTTTTTTTAAAGATGAAGAAAAAATTATCTCATCAAATTTTGTAACTCCGATTGATCATAGAGTTAGGTCTTATATGGTTAGAGATTTAAATGAGGTTATTTTATCAGGATATCGTCCTAAAGTCATAAATGCTTTAAAGTACTTTGATAATAATATCGTTGGAATAGAACTATTAATGCCAAAATCCTCTAATAATTACCGTAGTTTCCCTATTCCTTTCATAGATCATAAAATTATGGGACTAACACCGGTAACAATGTTTGGAGATGGTGTAAGAAAAGCACTAACTTTAGCATCTGCGTTGGTAAGGTGCCAAAATGGTATTCTATTAATAGATGAATTAGAAACAGGTATTCATACAAGTGTTCTAGGTGAATACTTTAGTTGGCTTGTAAATGCTAGTAAAGAATTTAATGTTCAAATTTTTGCAACAACCCATAGTCTAGAAGCGATTGATGCAGTACTTGGTGCAACTGAGGAGATATCTAAAATTAGCGTTTATAGGTTGGAACAATCAGAGGATGGAAATATTGTGAAAAGGTTCTCTGGTGAAAAATTAAAAGAACTTAGGTACCATTTTGGGCAGGATGTGAGGTAA
- a CDS encoding recombinase family protein: MDINELLQPNTRCAFYGRYSTDKQDMDGQIDKAEKFVEDYGLNLIKKYTDEAVSASKKELSKRQRLNELLDDLAEDLFDFVIVFRIDRISRDPMEQDEIRKLFAAAGKPIVILSPTPAIDEEPGDVFGFIKSALGMFEIDQLRERVRSKGETGAQKGEHQGGRAPFGYKYDKKRKQFLQFPEEIILVEKIFEMYQQGLGCRKKG, translated from the coding sequence TTGGATATTAATGAATTACTGCAACCCAATACTAGATGTGCTTTCTACGGTCGATACTCAACAGATAAGCAAGACATGGATGGGCAAATAGATAAAGCTGAAAAGTTTGTCGAAGATTATGGTTTAAATCTTATAAAAAAGTATACCGATGAAGCAGTTTCAGCATCAAAAAAAGAACTGTCAAAAAGGCAAAGACTTAACGAACTATTAGATGATTTAGCTGAAGATCTATTTGATTTCGTTATTGTCTTTCGCATTGATCGTATTAGTCGTGATCCGATGGAACAAGATGAAATTCGTAAACTTTTTGCAGCTGCTGGAAAGCCAATCGTAATCTTATCTCCTACTCCTGCAATTGACGAAGAGCCTGGAGATGTTTTTGGCTTTATTAAAAGTGCTTTAGGCATGTTTGAAATTGATCAACTTCGTGAAAGAGTTCGATCAAAAGGAGAAACAGGTGCTCAAAAAGGTGAACATCAAGGTGGTAGAGCTCCTTTTGGTTACAAATACGATAAAAAACGTAAACAGTTTTTACAATTTCCTGAAGAAATCATCTTAGTTGAAAAAATCTTTGAAATGTATCAACAAGGGTTAGGTTGTCGAAAAAAGGGGTAA